The nucleotide sequence TGCGGCGAACAGGTCGGGTATCGCCCGGTCGGTGCGGGTCGTGATGTCGGGCGGGGTGAGTGCGGCGCGTACACGGTCGGTCATCGTGGCGGGCAGGGGGAAGAGTCCGGCCGCCGCCTCCACGAGCTGGGCGGCCCGGGCCGGGTCGATGTCCAGCGTCGTGGTCAGCGGCAGGAACAGCGCCAGCCGCAGACTGTCCAGCGCGTACCGGTCCCGGTCGAAGCCGACGGCGTGCCCGGCGACGAAGCCGGGGGTGGCGATGCTGGGCTCGGGGTCGTCGGTGCCGGGCCGGTAGGCGATCTCGAAGTCGATGAGGACGACGCGTCCGTCGGGACGGAGCATCACGTTGCTGGGACTGAGGTCGCCGAACACGGTTCCGGTGGCGTGGACGGCGTCCAGGACGCGTTCGAGCTGGTCCAGGATGTCCAGCACGGTGTCCACGTACTCCTGGCGCTCCCCCGCGTCCCGGCCCGGCCGGTTCAGCGGGTTGGCGGTGGCCGTGAACTGCTGGAGGGTCTGGCCCTCGATGTACTCCTGCACCAGGAAGTGGTGCTCCCACGCGGTGAAGGTGCCCAGCAGCGCGGGCACGCTGTCCAGATGGGCGAGGCGGCGCAGCGTCGCCGCCTCCCGGTGCAGCCGGGTCACCGCGTCGTCGCCCGCGCCGTCCAGGCCGGCCAGCGGACGGGCCTCCCGCAGGACCACCCGGCGGCCGGTGGCGTTGTCGGTGGCGAGGTAGATGCCGCCCCCGTTGGAGTAGTGCAGGGCCTTCTCCACGGTGTACGGGAAGGCCGGTTCGTCCGCCGACGCCTGACCGGCGGCGATCTGCTCGGCGATGAACCCGGGCACCGGCGCCCACTCGGGGATCTGGAAGACGGGGGCCCGCTCGTCGGGGACGAGCACCCCGTCGGGACGGACGACGGCGGCGGTCCGGTCACCGTTCGCGGACAGGCATTCGCGGCGGGCGAAGCCTCCGTAGCGCACGTAGAGCGGCCCCTGCCGCCACCTCAGGTCGCTGAGGATGTACGGACCCGTGTAGTGGGCGAGGAGGGGGCCCAACTCCTCCAGGACGTCCTTCAGTTCGGCGTCGTCCACCGGGTAGAGCGTGATCAGCTTGCCGCTGCTGCCGCGAGGCGCGTACTTGCTGTTCGTGGACTGGTGGACCCGCGAGTTCGGGAGGAACTTGAAGGTCAGGGAGCGGGACAGGCAGTACTCCCACACCGTGTCGATGACCTCGGCCGCGTCGTCGGCCGTGGCGGAGACGTGGATCTTCCAGCCCTGGCCGGGGAGTCGGAGGCCCTCGGGGCTCAGGTACACCCAGGAGCTGTTCTCCACGCGCTGCCAGCCGGCCGGGGCCGGGCGCCCGGTGGCGGGGAACGGCGTACCGGCTCGCGAGGCGGCGGGGTGGTCGTAGAACCGCACGCCGGCCCGGCAGTAGGCGAGGTGGTTGGCTCTTTCCACGAGACTCTCTCCTTCAAGGGGACACCGACGGCGTGATCCGCATCACGCCGCCCCGGTGTACGACCCGCCGGGCTCGCGCCGCCGAAGCCGCCGCGCCCGGACAGTGCCGGGATTCCGCGGGGCCGGCCTTGTTGTGCGAACGGGTCAAGTTGATCAGCCGGGCCATGGGGGGCACCAGGCAGTTCGTCCGGCAGGAATACGGGCCGTCATACTTCTGCCGGGGAGCTGGTGTTCGAGGCTGGACAGCGCTGAGCAGGGGGTATTCGACGTGGGCACTGCACCGGTCGCGGAGGAGTTCGGGCGGCTGCTGCTGACCCTGCGTACGCGCGCCGGGCTCAGTCAGGAGCGGCTGTCGCATGCCGCGGGGGTGAGCGTGCGCGCGCTGGCGGATCTGGAGCGCGGTCGCTCCCGAGGGCCGCAGCAGCGCACCGTGCAGGCCCTGGCCGCCGGGCTGGGCCTGGACGACGAGACCGCCGCCGAGCTGGAACGGGCCGCCGGCCGGGGACGGCCCCGCCCGCGGCCGGCCGCGGAGCCGCACGCCCACAGCCCGCTGGCCCTGCCCCGCGACGTCAGCGACTTCGTCGCCCGCGGTCCGGCGCTGGCCGGGCTGCTCGCCCTGGCCGGGCGCACCGACACCGACCGCTGTGCGGTCAGCGTGGTGTCGGGTCAGCCGGGCCTCGGCAAGACCGCCTTCGCGGTGCACGCCGCGTACCACCTCGCGCCGCACTTCCCGGACGGGCAGCTCGTCCTCGACCTGCACGGCATGGACCCGGAGCCGACCAGCGCGCGCGACGCCCTCGCGTCGCTGCTGCGGGCGGTGGGCGTGGCCGAGCGCGCGATCCCGGCCGCGACCGACGACCGGTCAGGACTTCTGCGGTCGGTGCTCCGCGACCGGCGGCTGCTGCTGGTGCTGGACAACGCGGCCGGCGAGGACCAGGTCCGGCCCCTGCTCCCCGGCGCCGGGCGCTGCCTGACGATCATCACCAGCCGCCACGCCCTGGCAGGTCTCGAGTCGGTCCACCGGACCGACCTGGCGCTGCTTCGCCGGGAGGAGGCGGTCGAGTTGCTGAGCCGCATCGTCGGCCCCGAGCGGGTGCGGCGGGAGGCCCAGGCCACGCGCGACCTCGCGGACCTGTGCGGACTCCTGCCGCTGGCCGTACGGATCGCCGGGCAGCGCCTCGCCGGGCGGCCGCACGAGCGCATCGGCAAGCTGGCCGCCCAACTGGCCCAGGAGAGCCGCCGCCTGGACACGCTCCGGGCCGGGGACCTCCAGGTGCGGGCCGCTTTCGCCCTGTCCTACCGGCAGTTGGGCCCGGCCGCCAGAACCGTGCTGCGCCGGGCCTCGCTGGCCGCCGGAGGCGACTTCAGCCCGGAGACCGTCTCCCTCCTGGCCGGCCTGCCGATCGACGAGGCGGCCCGGTGTGCCGAGGAACTGACGGACGCCGGGTTGCTGCAGCCCGACGCCGTCGCCGAGCGCTACCACTTCCACGATCTCCTGAAGCTCTTCGCCACCGAGCAGGTGGGCGTCGAGGACGGTGCCGAGGTGTCAGGAGCCGCACTGGACCGGACCGCGCGGTGGATGCTGCGCCGGGCCACGGCGGCCGCGCTGCGCTTCGACGCCGACCCGGACCAGGAACTGCCGTACGGCGATCCCGACCCCGCCGGTGCTCCCGCGGACCGCGACGAGGCCCGCGCCTGGCTGGAGGCCGAGCGCGCCCAATGGCTCGCGGCCCTGCACCGGGCGAAGGACACCGGACTGCATCAGCAGGTGATCGACGCGGCCCGCGCCATGCACTGGTTCTCCGACCTCAACCAGCACTGGGAGCTGTGGGTGGAGGTCTTCCGGTGCGGGGCCGACGCGGCCCGCGCGCTGGGCAGCAGGCAGGACGAGGCCGTCCACCTCAACTTCCTGGCCTGGGCCTACAACAACTGCGTCCACGATCCCGGCGCCGCTCTGGTCACCGCCGACGCCGCGCTGGAGGTGGCCCGTGACATCGGGGACCGGCTCCAGATGGGCTGGGCGCTGGGCTACGGGGCGTCGGCGCTGCACCGCCTCGGCCGGGCCGAGGAAGCCATGGCCCGGCTGCGCGACGCCGTCGACCGCCTCGCCGACCAGACCTCCGTGCAGGGGCGCCTGGCCGAACTCACCGCCCTGAACATTCTCGGCAGCTACCTGCGTCAGTCGGGCAGCGCCGAGGAGGCTCTGGCCATCCACCGGCGCAGCGAGGCGATCTGCCGTGCTGAGGAGCCCGGACGGCCCACCGAGCTGATCACCGTGTATCTCGGGGCGAGCCTGCAGCACATCGGCAACGACCTCGCGGCGCTGGGACGCTGGGCGGAGGCCGAGGAGCCGCTGCGAGAGGCTCTGGACATCTTCGAGACCGTGAACATGGCCGCCTGGGCCGAGGCCACCCGCCTCGACCTCGGCATCGTGCTGCGCCGTCTGGCCCGTCACGACGAGGCCCGCCGAACCCTGCTCACCGCCTACGAGGCACTGCGCAGGCTCAACAGCCCCAGACAGGCGGAGGCCACGGCCGCTCTGCGCGAGCTGGAGGTGAGCGGGCAGGTCTGAGCGCCGGGGACGGTTCGGTCCCGGCCCCGGCGATCAGGTCCTCGCTCTCAGCCTCCGGTGGTCGCACCCGTGGTGGTCGCACCGGTACCGCCACCGCCGCCACCTGTCGTGGCACCGGTCGTGGTCGCGCCGGTTCCGCCGCCGCCACCGGTCGTCGCGCCGGTGGTCGTCGCGCCCGTACCTCCGCCGCCACCAGTGGTCGCGCCGGTCGTCGTGGCGCCGGTACCGCCGCCGCCACCGCCGGTCGTCGCACCGGTGGTCGTCGCGCCGGTACCGCCACCGCCGCCGGTCGTCGCACCGGTGGTCGTGGCTCCTGTGCCGCCACCGCCGCCTGTCGTGGCACCGGTGGTCGTCGCGCCCGTACCTCCGCCGCCACCTGTGGTCGCGCCGGTCGTGGTGGCTCCGGTGGTGCTGGTGCCGCCTGTCGTGGTGGTGGTGGCTCCGGTCGTGGTGGCTCCGGTACTCGTGGCTCCGGTCGTCGTGGTGGTGGCGCCCGTCGTGGTGGCGCCCGTGCCGCCGCGGCCGCCTGTGGTCGCTCCGGTGGTCGTGGCGCCGGTGCCTCCGCCGCCGCGGTTGCAGAGCCTCGGGTCCACGCGGACGCCGGTCTTCGCGTTCACCGCGATGATCTGTCCGTTGCGCAGGACGAGCTTGCAGGCGATGTTCGGTGCGGCCGCCGACGATGCCGGCGCCTTCGGTGTGTCGGCCGGTGCTCCGACGGCCATGACGCCGCCTGTTCCCACGAGCGCCACGGCCAGATAGGTGGCGCCGACCGCCTTGGGCAGATGCCTCCACTTGCGCGCCGCCATGATGCCTCCCTCAGGGATGGGCCAGATACTTCTCCAACCTGAGGTACCGGCCATGACCGAGGCGTTGGTCCAGCGTGACGGTGCCGTGACACCGGCCCGGCATCGATACCGACCACCGTTCGGCCGAACAGAAATCCCCTCTCCCCACCCGCCTCCCTATGCTGATCTCACATGATCGGCTAAGCGGCCGGGGAATTCCCCGGCGCTCATTTCCGAATGTCCGGGAACCCCAGATCAGGGGGAGCATGGTGGAGCGACACGAGGGCGTGGGTGACACCGGCCCGCAGGACACGGCACCCCGGGAGCCCACCACGAGCGGTGCGCTGCCCCCCAGGCTGAACGGCTCGTGGTCCAGGCCCGCGCGGCTCTGGCTCGCCGCGGTGATCGTGGTGACGGCGATGGCGGTCACCATTCACCTGCTGCTGCTCTTCCTCTATCTGGCCCCCGCGAACGCCATCAGCAAAGAACACCGGGAACTAGTGAACAGCTACGTCTATCCGGAATTCGACCAGAACTGGAAACTGTTCGCCCCGAATCCGCTCCAGGGCAACATCTACGTCGACGCGCGCGCCGAGGTGGAGATGCCCGACGGTTCCCGGCGCACCAGCGACTGGGTGGCCCTCACCGGGCAGGACATCGAGAGCATCCGGGACAACCCCGCCCCCAGCCACGCCGACCAGAACCTGCTGCGCCAGGCGTGGGACTTCTACACCCGGACCCATGACGCCAAGGGCCTGCCCGTCGGTCTGGAGGGGCAGCTCTCCGAGGCGTACGTACGCCGGATCGCGGCGGGCCGGCTCGGTCCGGGTCTGCTCGGCGGGCAGGTGGTCAAGGTCCAGTTGCGTTCGACGTACCGTCCGATCGCCCCGCCGAGGTGGAGCGACGAGAACGACGCCGAGCCGGTCACCTACCAGACGCTGACCTGGTGGCCGGTCTCGAAGGAGGACTTCCGGTGACCGCCGACACGGAACGCACCCCGGCGCCCTCCCCCTTCAAGGGCATGAGCCGGCGGATCGACGCCAGGATCATCAGGTGCCTGAACGACATCACGGGCCGGGCGCTCTTCCCGTACCAGGCGGCGATCGTCCGGATCGGCTTCTCCCTGACCTTCCTGCTCTATCTCCTGCGGGAGTTCCCGAACCGGCAGGAGTTGTACGGCACCACCAGCCCGTGGTCCTTCGATCTCGCGCAGCGGCTGATCGCCTCGAACGGCGCCTTCTCGATCCTGATGTGGTCGGACAGCGGCTGGTGGTTCGAGGTGGTCTACCTCGTGGCGATCGCCGCGAGTCTGGGCCTGCTGCTGGGGTGGCACACCCGCACGATGTCGCTGCTGTTCATGGTGGGCGTGCTGGCGCTGCTCAACCGCAACGTCCTGCTGGGCGACGGCGGCGACACCCTCATCCACCTGGTCGCCGGCTATCTGGTGCTCACCCGCTGCGGCCAGGTCTGGTCCCTGGACGCCAGACGGAGACGGCGCGCGGCCGAGGACGGTTCCCGCGGGGACGACGGCGTACCGGTCCGCGTCGCGCTCTGGACGGTTCTCGGCCTCTTCCTCGCGCTCTCCCAGCTCACCGGGTTCGCGGAACTGTCCTGGGGCTGGGCGCTGTTCCTGTGGGGGATGTGGCTCGTCCAGGCGCTCTGGTTTTGGGTGGAGCGCGGCGGACACACCGAGTTGCGCGCGGTCATGGACGCCACGGCCAACGTCGTCCACAACGCGGCGCTGCTGGTGATCGCCGCCCAGGTCTGCATCCTGTACGCGACGGCCGGGCTGTACAAGATCCAGGGTCCTCGCTGGCAGGACGGCACGGCGGTCCACTACCCGCTGCACCTGGCCTACTTCAGCCCGTGGGGCCCGCTGTCCCGGACCGTCGACCGCAGTGCCGTACTGGTCACCGTCATCACCTACGGGACGGTCATCCTCCAGGTGGCCTTCCCCTTCACCCTTCTCAACCGCCGGGTGAAGAACGTGCTGCTGCCCATCCTGATGGCGGAACACGCCTCCATCGCGGTGCTCTGCGGGCTGCCGTTCTTCTCGATGGCCATGGTGTTCGCCGACGCGGTGTTCCTGCCGACGAGCTTCCTGCGCTGGCTCGGCTCCTGGGTGTCGGGCACGGCGCACCGGCTGGCCGAGCGGGTGCGCGGCCGACGGGACCCGGAGACCGCCGAGGCGTGAGTCACCAGCGCGATCGCCGGCGCAGGGCCGCGTCCCCGTCCCCGGCCCAGCGCACCCGGGCCACCAACTGGTGCAGCCGCTGGGTGGGGCACAGGCCCAGCTCGTCGCGCAGCCGCCGTACGTACCGCTCGAAGTGGTGCACGGCCTCGGACGGGTTGCCCTCCGCCAAGTAGGCGCGGATCAGGGAGGCTTGGCTGCTCTCGCGCAGCGGGTCGGCCTGGACGGCCGCCTGGGCGGCGACCACCGCGCCGGCGTACTCGGTGGCGTCGATGAACGTCTCGGTCAGGGCCTCCAGTGCGTGCAGCCGCAACTGCCGCCAGTGATCGGCCTCCAGGAGCGCCCACTCGTCGTACCAGCCGGGTAGCAGGTCGGCGGAGAGCTGGTCCACGGTCGCCGTGCTGAGGCCGAGTGCCATCGCCGGCACACAGGGGTCGAGGAGGTGCTGGGCCAGCATCCGGGCGTCGTGGACGTCCACCGTGACGTCGGGTGCGAGACGCACGTCCGTCGCGGTGATGTCGAGCGCCCTGGTCCCGAGCCCGCGCAGCCGGCACAGCGCCGCCCGGAGGTTCGTGTACGCACAGTGCTCGGGAACCTTGGGCCAGAGGCTGCCCGCGATCAGGGACCGGGGGACGGGGGTGCGGTGGTTCAGTGCCACGAACGCCAGGAGTCGCCGGGAGCCCACCGGGGCCGTCACCGGGACATCGTTGACGATGAGGTCGAAACCACCCAGGAGAGCGATGCGTACGGAGGGTTTGATCTGTACGACTCTGGACGCGGTGGCTTGGTCACCTGCGGTCATAACTCGCCTCAGCGCGTAGAGGGATCAGCCGCGACACGCGTGCCCCGGCCGTGCGGTCGCTGCTCAGAGGGCTGACGACCCGCAGAACTCGCTGTGGAACCAGCTTGCTGTGGCTGCCTGGGTTTGTCTAATTGTGGCAATTGCCACACTTTGGAGCCCCTGGCGCCCGGGGGTATCCGGGGCTCTCGACCCCCGCTCTCCGCCTGCTCAGCTCCCGTTCCCCGCCCTTTTACACCCGTTTTCCGCCCGTTTTCCGTCCGTCACAACGGGGACTCGTGGTCCATGGTGCGAATCGGATACACGATGATGACCGAGCAGGCCGGGCCGCGTGAGCTGGTCGGCCATGTGGTCCGTGCCGAGGAGGCGGGCTTCGACTTCTCCGTCACCTCCGACCACTACTTCCCCTGGCTGCGCTCGCAGGGCCACGCCCCGTACGCGTGGAGCGTGCTCGGCGCGGCCGCGCAGGCCACGTCGCGGATACCGCTGATGACGTACGTGACCTGCCCGACCTTCCGCTACCACCCGACGGAGGTCGCGCAGAAGGCGGCGACCCTGCAACTGCTCGCCGAGGGCCGCTTCCGGCTCGGGCTGGGTTCCGGGGAGAACCTCAACGAGCATGTGGTGGGCCAGGGGTGGCCGGCGGTGGACGTACGGCACGAGATGCTGGAAGAGGCGGTGGAGATCATCCACGCCCTGTTCGAGGGTGGCCATGTCACCTACCACGGCAAGCACTTCGACGTGGAGTCGGCCAAGCTGTGGGACCTTCCGGACCCGCCGCCGCCCGTCGGGATCGCCGTCTCGGGCGAGCAGTCCTGCGCGCTGGCCGGTCACCTCGCCGACCTGGTCATCGCCACCGAGCCGAAGAAGGAGCTGCTGGAGGCGTTCGACCGGCACGGCGGCACCGGCAGGCCCAGCGTGGGGCAGCTCCCGGTCAGCTTCGACTCCGACCGCGACACCGCGATCCGGCGCGCGCACGACCAGTTCCGCTGGTTCGGCCTGGGCTGGAAGGTCAACTCCGAGCTTCCGCACCCGGATTCGTTCGAGTCGGCGACCCGGTTCGTGACCGAGGCGGACGTGGCAGCGTCCATCCCGTGCGGTGACGATCCGCAGGACTTCGTGGAAGCGGTACGGCCCTTTGTGGAGGCCGGTTTCACGGAGGTGGCCCTGGTCCAGATCGGCGGCCACACCCAGCCCGCCTTCATCGACTGGTCGGAGAAGACGCTGCTGCCCGCGCTGCGCCACGCCTTCGGCTGAGCGGCGGCTCGATCCGTCCGGCGCCAACCCCCTCGCACCACAAGGCCGTTTGCCGTCGCCACCCGCTGAGCAGTAACAGACAGCGGGGCCTTGTGGCAGCCTCAGGGGGGCGTATGGCGTACGTGATCGTGGTGCTGTTCGCGGCGGCGCTGGCCGGCTGGGCGGTCCTCGCCCGGGCACGCAGGTTTCCGGGCAGCCTCGCCCTGGCGGTCCTGCCGAGGCATGCCGAGGACCGGCGTCCGCTGGCCCAGGCGCGGGCGAACGTGCGCACGCTGGAGCAGACGGCCCGCTCGGAGGAGTCCCTCGCGCGGTCCGAGCTGGCGACGCTGGAGCAGAAGCGGGAGCGGGACCTGCGCGGCGCGGAGCAGCGGGTCGCCTCGCTGGAGAAGCCCGGCCGGGGCAGGCGGCTCGGTGCGCTGGGCGAACTCACCCTGTACGAGCACGTGCTGCTGAAGCAGTCCACGACCGGGGCCAGGCGCACCCTGCAACTGGCCGACCTCCGGGTCAGGATCGACTCCGGCGACAGTTGCTACTACCTCTACGTCCTCAAGGCCGACGGCACCCCCGAGCGCACCGGCTACCCGCGCCGCACGGGCGAGGGCGACCAGGCGACGGGGTACACCGAGGACCGGGTGCGGGACTTCGGCGACGCGGTGCAGAGCGCCGTGGCCAAGGAGAACGTCTTCCGGGCGACCCTGCCCGATCAGTTGAAGCAGGCCCAGCGCGACCATGAACTGCTGGAGCAGGACACCGAGGACGTGGACCGGGCCCGCAAGCGGCTGGGCGAGATCCGCGCCCGCAACAAGGACAACCCCCGTCTCGTCGAGGCGCGTGCCGAGCTGGAGGCCGCCCGCCTGGAGTGGCGGCGGCACACCGGGCGGATGCCCCCGCCGTAGAAGGTGGGGCGTCCGCCCGGTGCCCGCCGGGGTTCAGCTCCCGACGAGGGTGATGTCCCGGTCCTCCACGGCGTGGAAGACGGGCACCAGCAGGGGCGCGCCGGGGCGCAGCTCCATCACGTCGGCCTGGACGTGCGCGGTGCCCGCCTTCAGCGTCTCCGAGGAGACCTTGCCGGAGTTCTCCCAGCGGTGCTCGGCGCCGTCGCAGCGGGCGGCGCCGCCGCCGATGCCGTGGCGGACACGCGGGTCGGCCTGGCTGACGGAGGAGCTGACGAAGACGGGGCCGGTGCCGGGCAGGCAGCGGTAGGTGCCGGAGAGGGTGACCGTGCCGTCGGCCGCGAGGCGGGCGGTGGCGTCCACGGTGACGCTCTCGGCCGGGGCGGCGGTGGCGGCGGGTGCGGCGAGGGCGCCGAGCAGGGCGGCCGCGCCGAGCGTGGCGGCGAGGACGGGGCGTACGGGCATGAGGTGCCTCCCGGTGTCGGGTGTGGGGGCTCCACAGGTACCGGCGGCGCCCCTGACCGGCGGCGAACGTCACCCCATCGGTGGCGCGTCAATGGGCCGGGCGCAGTCCTCCCCCGTTTTCCGCCGCGGACCTCCGCACCGATGGTGACCAGCAGGTATGCCGAAGATCTAAAATGATCAACGTGTCCGAGCAGCACGCCCCCAGGTCCCTCATCGTCACGCTCTACGGGGCGTACGGCCGTTCCGTACCGGGCCCGATGCCCGTCGCCGAGCTGATCCGGCTGCTGGCC is from Streptomyces seoulensis and encodes:
- the lanKC gene encoding class III lanthionine synthetase LanKC translates to MERANHLAYCRAGVRFYDHPAASRAGTPFPATGRPAPAGWQRVENSSWVYLSPEGLRLPGQGWKIHVSATADDAAEVIDTVWEYCLSRSLTFKFLPNSRVHQSTNSKYAPRGSSGKLITLYPVDDAELKDVLEELGPLLAHYTGPYILSDLRWRQGPLYVRYGGFARRECLSANGDRTAAVVRPDGVLVPDERAPVFQIPEWAPVPGFIAEQIAAGQASADEPAFPYTVEKALHYSNGGGIYLATDNATGRRVVLREARPLAGLDGAGDDAVTRLHREAATLRRLAHLDSVPALLGTFTAWEHHFLVQEYIEGQTLQQFTATANPLNRPGRDAGERQEYVDTVLDILDQLERVLDAVHATGTVFGDLSPSNVMLRPDGRVVLIDFEIAYRPGTDDPEPSIATPGFVAGHAVGFDRDRYALDSLRLALFLPLTTTLDIDPARAAQLVEAAAGLFPLPATMTDRVRAALTPPDITTRTDRAIPDLFAAAADAPGSAQARELERALVTAIQAAATPERLDRLFPGEPAALHDGGHTLAHGAAGVLYALTVTGHETDPGHHEWLWQAARRDEQPRPGLYDGLHGVAHTLHLLGRPDQALDVLNRASDLTTEATPSGMHDGLAGIGLNLRHLARALDMPGLHTEALRTGELLAARLTGVTRTPAVRAGLMRGWSGPALFFLGLYEDTGETRWLDLARQAIHLDLAHCRRVGTALAPSDGTRPLPTLAGGAAGIAVALSAYLGHRPEEELTGTLDALHSALDMDFTVHSGLVAGRAGLAAALAHNRAADRDPALAAALTAHIRDLAWHALSQDGGIAVIGSQNMRLSMDLATGTAGILHALHTVSDGLPVLPLLPRPVRNEREDRT
- a CDS encoding tetratricopeptide repeat protein; translation: MGTAPVAEEFGRLLLTLRTRAGLSQERLSHAAGVSVRALADLERGRSRGPQQRTVQALAAGLGLDDETAAELERAAGRGRPRPRPAAEPHAHSPLALPRDVSDFVARGPALAGLLALAGRTDTDRCAVSVVSGQPGLGKTAFAVHAAYHLAPHFPDGQLVLDLHGMDPEPTSARDALASLLRAVGVAERAIPAATDDRSGLLRSVLRDRRLLLVLDNAAGEDQVRPLLPGAGRCLTIITSRHALAGLESVHRTDLALLRREEAVELLSRIVGPERVRREAQATRDLADLCGLLPLAVRIAGQRLAGRPHERIGKLAAQLAQESRRLDTLRAGDLQVRAAFALSYRQLGPAARTVLRRASLAAGGDFSPETVSLLAGLPIDEAARCAEELTDAGLLQPDAVAERYHFHDLLKLFATEQVGVEDGAEVSGAALDRTARWMLRRATAAALRFDADPDQELPYGDPDPAGAPADRDEARAWLEAERAQWLAALHRAKDTGLHQQVIDAARAMHWFSDLNQHWELWVEVFRCGADAARALGSRQDEAVHLNFLAWAYNNCVHDPGAALVTADAALEVARDIGDRLQMGWALGYGASALHRLGRAEEAMARLRDAVDRLADQTSVQGRLAELTALNILGSYLRQSGSAEEALAIHRRSEAICRAEEPGRPTELITVYLGASLQHIGNDLAALGRWAEAEEPLREALDIFETVNMAAWAEATRLDLGIVLRRLARHDEARRTLLTAYEALRRLNSPRQAEATAALRELEVSGQV
- a CDS encoding DUF5819 family protein yields the protein MVERHEGVGDTGPQDTAPREPTTSGALPPRLNGSWSRPARLWLAAVIVVTAMAVTIHLLLLFLYLAPANAISKEHRELVNSYVYPEFDQNWKLFAPNPLQGNIYVDARAEVEMPDGSRRTSDWVALTGQDIESIRDNPAPSHADQNLLRQAWDFYTRTHDAKGLPVGLEGQLSEAYVRRIAAGRLGPGLLGGQVVKVQLRSTYRPIAPPRWSDENDAEPVTYQTLTWWPVSKEDFR
- a CDS encoding HTTM domain-containing protein yields the protein MTADTERTPAPSPFKGMSRRIDARIIRCLNDITGRALFPYQAAIVRIGFSLTFLLYLLREFPNRQELYGTTSPWSFDLAQRLIASNGAFSILMWSDSGWWFEVVYLVAIAASLGLLLGWHTRTMSLLFMVGVLALLNRNVLLGDGGDTLIHLVAGYLVLTRCGQVWSLDARRRRRAAEDGSRGDDGVPVRVALWTVLGLFLALSQLTGFAELSWGWALFLWGMWLVQALWFWVERGGHTELRAVMDATANVVHNAALLVIAAQVCILYATAGLYKIQGPRWQDGTAVHYPLHLAYFSPWGPLSRTVDRSAVLVTVITYGTVILQVAFPFTLLNRRVKNVLLPILMAEHASIAVLCGLPFFSMAMVFADAVFLPTSFLRWLGSWVSGTAHRLAERVRGRRDPETAEA
- a CDS encoding AfsR/SARP family transcriptional regulator; translation: MTAGDQATASRVVQIKPSVRIALLGGFDLIVNDVPVTAPVGSRRLLAFVALNHRTPVPRSLIAGSLWPKVPEHCAYTNLRAALCRLRGLGTRALDITATDVRLAPDVTVDVHDARMLAQHLLDPCVPAMALGLSTATVDQLSADLLPGWYDEWALLEADHWRQLRLHALEALTETFIDATEYAGAVVAAQAAVQADPLRESSQASLIRAYLAEGNPSEAVHHFERYVRRLRDELGLCPTQRLHQLVARVRWAGDGDAALRRRSRW
- a CDS encoding LLM class F420-dependent oxidoreductase, with the translated sequence MVRIGYTMMTEQAGPRELVGHVVRAEEAGFDFSVTSDHYFPWLRSQGHAPYAWSVLGAAAQATSRIPLMTYVTCPTFRYHPTEVAQKAATLQLLAEGRFRLGLGSGENLNEHVVGQGWPAVDVRHEMLEEAVEIIHALFEGGHVTYHGKHFDVESAKLWDLPDPPPPVGIAVSGEQSCALAGHLADLVIATEPKKELLEAFDRHGGTGRPSVGQLPVSFDSDRDTAIRRAHDQFRWFGLGWKVNSELPHPDSFESATRFVTEADVAASIPCGDDPQDFVEAVRPFVEAGFTEVALVQIGGHTQPAFIDWSEKTLLPALRHAFG
- a CDS encoding DUF6299 family protein, which encodes MPVRPVLAATLGAAALLGALAAPAATAAPAESVTVDATARLAADGTVTLSGTYRCLPGTGPVFVSSSVSQADPRVRHGIGGGAARCDGAEHRWENSGKVSSETLKAGTAHVQADVMELRPGAPLLVPVFHAVEDRDITLVGS